ACCGTTGCCATGGGCGAAGAGATCTTGGACCGGATGGAGCGAGCCGTGGTTAAGGTCCGCGAACGATTGCTGCGAGCGACATCGCCCCTCAATCAAGCTGCGATACTCTCCGCGGTGGTTGGCGGCAACGCAGTCGCATCCTGGGTCGCGACGGTTGACGAGGGGGCCGTTCGCAACACGCGCGATGTCGACTTGCTGGTCCGGCGCGAGGACTATCAACAGGTAAGTGAAGCCTTAAGCCGAGCTGGGTTCATTCCCACGGATTCGTTTGGCGTCGTGATGTTCCACGACGGTCTTGCTGGCAAGCCCAGTGAGGCAATTCACTTGCTATTTGCGGGAGAGAAAACAAAAGCAGACCATTTGCTACCGGCACCGGAGATTGAGACGTTTGATGATCCAGCGAACTTCCGAGTACTCCAACTCAAGCCGCTCGTCTCACTTTTGTTGACTCGCCGTCGCAATGAAGATTCGATGCTGGTGCGCGATGTTGCCAGCGTCGGTCTCATCGATCAAACCTGGCCGCAAAAATTCCCGCCAGAATTGAGCAGCCGATTGCAGCATCTGTTAGATACTCCGGATGGTTAATGTCATCCACCGCTGACCCTTTGCCGCTCATTCTTTTCTCTGGCTTGGCTGCCGATGCTTCGGTATTCGCACCGCAGAAGTTGGCGTTTCCGCAGCTGGTGGTGCCGCGTTGGCTCAAACCGGAGCGCCGCGAAACGCTGACTTCCTATTGCGAGCGTGTTGCTGCTGAGATTCGTCCGAACACTCGCTGCGTGCTGGGCGGGGCCAGCTTCGGCGGCATCATTGCCTTGGAGATGGCTCAGTACCTGAACCCGCTCGCCGTGGTGCTGATTGGAAGCGTGCGTGGTCCCAGCGAACTTCCTCGCCGCGTTTGCTTTTGGCGTCCATTCCGCTCGTTGGTTCCATTGGCCCCGGTCACTCCGTTTCAGTGGTCAGCTGGAAAGGTGTCTCTGCTCCAGCAGTGGTGGCCGCACTTCGCCGGCGTTGCCAGGCAATTCTCGCAAGCCGATGCCGACGTTTTTCGCTGGTCGGTTCGCCAACTGCTCGCCTGGCAGAACGCGCCTGTCGTTGACTGCCCCGTGTTTCAGATTCACGGCCAGTTCGATCGTGTGCTGCCCGCGCGTCTCACTCGACCCGATGTCGTCGTTCCCGGTGGGCACGTTATCTCGCTGACCCATTCGCAGGCAGTCAATGAGTTTCTACGCCACAGTCTGCAGCAGGTTGCGCGCGCCGACGGATAGCATACACCCCGTACTTATGCCGACGCGGGTGACACTGGCTCTATGCATTTGTGTTCTCCCGGCACGTTCTGGCAATAAAAGTATGTCCAGAAAACAGCCATTGTCAGCAAGATGGCACCTGTAAACGGGGAATGCTGAAACGAGTAGCTGAAAATTGCCATGGAGGTGAATTGCACAATCATCAGTAGCACGAACCAAGGCATTTTCCAAATCGGGGCCCTCGGGTCTGCGCTAGACCGTGGACCATGCTTTGGCTTAGATCGATAAACCAAGAGCACGATTGGGCCACCGAAGCCCAGCATGAGAATCAAGAGATCCAATTCCAACAGGCCTGTTACCCAGGACATATCGCGTTCGCGCGTATCGCGGGCGTAGCCGACTTGGAGTGTAGAAGTATAACCGGCTATTGGAATGGAGTACGTTTCCAACTCGCCAGTGACAGGCGACGCGAGGACATGCTTTTGTACGCGCGCCGGGACGGCTACATCGATCGACTTCATTTCGTCGAACTGGACGGCCTCACCGGTTTTTTCTTGAAGCGTCTCGCCTAACTTGCGAGCAGCTTTCTCCCACCATTCTGCCCGCCCTTGATGCACACTCAACTCGTATACCCGTTTTCGCTCGGTAGCAGTGCCGATCGCGAGCACGAGCCAGAAGTAGTCGCGGAGAGGAAACTGCATCAGGTGAACTCCGGTCAGTTAGAACAACGTGGATTGTTCTAACCTTCCCAGTCCTTTAGATCGAGACCTTTGATGCATGTGCGTGATGTTGCGAACGTTGACCTCATCCGTCAAACTTGGTCACCCAAGTTTCCAACTGAGTTAGGTCGCAGACTTCAGCACGTGCTCGATACACCGGATGGTTAGGCATGACGACTGTCCTTCCAGAGCCTCTGCCGTGGCAACTTGGCGAAGGTCTCGTGTTATCGAACCCAGGCACGATTGTTCCGTGGGGTACACCCTTCACGGATTTGAAGGACTATGGCTCGCCTCATGTTACTGAGCGCGAGGACAGCATTCGCCTTACTTGGTTAAATCAAACTTGCCTTGGTGGAATATCCTGTGAAGTAAGCGCGTTGCGAATCCTTGGTGTGCCCAACCCTCGCGCTTACAAGATCTACTTGGCAGAGTTTCATACTGCAAGCTTGAAAATCGATTTGGGCGCGAACGCAGAACCGGCGGACGTTGACCGCCGCCTGCGCGGGCTTTATGACCATTTGGCAATCGCCCTTGGGCCAGCAACGTTTTCATATCCAGATTACTCACTGGGCCTGCCGGCGATTATCTGGGAGTTGCCACAAATGACCATTGGCCTCTCTCCGCAGACGAAAAAACTGGCAGTTTTTGTGGAGCATGAGCCGGCTGGCTACACTGAACTTCGCGCTGAAGCTGCCGCGATTCGCGCCGCGGCCGGCGAAGGAGCACGCGTCGATTTCGTTGCCTGGCCAGGATGGCGGAATCGGTCAAGGGAGCTGATTGAGTAGATGTTTCGTAGTTCTCTCTATCGAAGCAACTTGCCTCCCCCTCCAACTTGTCTATCGCAGCACTTAACGACAGAACGGATCACCCATGACCACGCGCGAAGCTCATCCCCAGGGGCCTTGGTCCCATCGGTTCCTGCTGGGGTTGTTTAATGTCGTGCTGGGGGTGTTGATCTTTTGGCTGCTCGGTTTTGTGCTCGCAGATATCGGCTCGTGGCCGGGGCCCGACTATGAGGCGCTGGAACTGCGGTTGCTCGATCAAGTCGCGGTCAGCCAATACCAGAGCTTGGAAGCGCAAACGAAAACGGTCGAGGCCAAGATTGTCGACCAGAATGCGCAGCGGCAGTTTTTGCGCGATAGCACCGAGAACTCACAGCGGACGATGACGCAACTGCTGGAGTTTCAAAAACTCAACTTGCAGCGCGACGTTAAGCCCTCGGCCGAAGAACAGAAAGTACTGGCCGAGAGTGAGCAGTTGTTCCTGGCGAATCAGCAGCAATATCAAAAGCACAACGAGGAACTCGTCAAGCTCGATGTTCAACTGCGCTCGATTGCCGCCGAACGCGAAGTGTTGGCAAACAAGTTGGAAACACTGCGAGTTCCGATTCGGGCCGAGTATGAACGGCAGTTGTATCGGCACAACCTGCGGGTGGGAGCGGTCAAGTTAGCGTTTTTGCTGCCCGTGCTGCTAAGCACCGTGGGCCTCTACATCTGGCTGCGCCGCAGTCAGTTCGTGCGGCTGATCTATGCCTTCGGTGCCGCCGTGTTTGTGCGCGTGGGCCTGGTGATGCACGAGTACTTTCCCGCCCGCTACTTCAAATACATCTTGATCGTGACCGCCCTGGTGGTCGTGCTCTGGATCTTGATTTATCTGCTGCGGATGATTGCCCGACCCAGTCGCGATTGGCTCTTTCGTCAGTATCGCGAGGCTTACGAAGCATTTCTCTGCCCCGTTTGCTCATATCCCATTCGCCGCGGCCCGCTCCGCTATCTCTCGTGGACGCGGCGCAGCATTCGCAACCTGATCCTCTCGCCCGTCACAGCCATGGCTGCCGAAGAAGCCTATGTCTGCCCCGCCTGCTCCACTCAACTTTATGAAAAGTGCGAGCCTTGCGGCGCGATCCGCCCGAGCCTGCTGCCTGCCTGTCCCAACTGCGGTCGAGGCAAGACAGCAGAAGCACCTACTTCGTAAGCGAGAGCACGCTTCTCCCTCGCTTGCGCGTCGGGCGACTTCGTAGAACGAACTGGCCCCCAGCTCCCCTCCTACCGCCCGTTCGTAGCAACCGAGTCGAGATCATCTGCTGGGATTTCAACCCCTTCGACAAAGCTCTGCAGGGTGCGAGCGCGGTAGGGTTGTTGCAACTTGCGAACAGCCTTGGTTTCGATCTGGCGAACGCGTTCGCGAGTGACGCAGAAGATCTTGCCCACTTCTTCGAGCGTGTAGGCGTAACCATCGGTCAAGCCATAACGGAGGCGGAGGATTTCGCGTTCGCGGTAGTTCAGGGTCGACATGGCTTCTTCGATGCGTCCCTTGAGGGCAACCTGGTTGGCTTCGAACAACGGATCGTCTTCGCGGTGATCGGCGAGGAATTCGCCGAAGTAGCTGTCGTCGTGATCGCCGACCGGTTGGTCGAGCGACAACGGCTGACGGGCCATCTTAATGATGCAGCGAGCTTCTTCGACGGAGAGGCCAGCACTGAGGGCGGTCTCTTCGGCCGTGGGTTCGCGGCCGAGTTCTTGCACCAGTTGACGAGTGATGATGCGAACCTTGCTCATGGTGTCGATCATGTGCACCGGCACGCGGATGGTGCGGCTTTGGTCGGCAATGGCGCGGGTGATGGCCTGGCGAATCCACCACGTGGCGTAGGTGCTGAACTTGAAACCGCGAGCATATTCGAACTTGTCGACTGCCCGCATCAGGCCGGTGTTGCCTTCTTGAATGAGGTCGAGAAAGCTCAGGCCGCGGTTGCGATACTTCTTGGCGATCGACACGACGAGCCGCAAGTTGCCAGCCGAAAGAACTCGCTTAGCGGCATCATAGTTGGCGTGATAGCGATTGGTCTGTTCGATTCGGCGAGCCAGGGTCGAAGGAGTTTCGAGCGTGATCCGCATCAGGTGGACGAGTTCCTTGCGAATTTCGAGATAGGGACGACCGCAGAACGAACCGGAAACGCGGGCTTCCTTGACTTGCTGACGCAGGGCACGCATGCGGAGCTGAATTTCGGCCAGCTTGTCGAACAGCGGTTGCAGGCGATTGTTACGCAGGTTCATTTCTTCGATCAGCCGGACAGCCTTGTTGCGGCGGCGAGTCAGGTTGATCCAAGCCTGGTGACGAGCCTTCTTGGGCTGCTTCTTGCTGATGGCGATGCGATAGTCGGCGTTGTTGGCCTTGAGCAGCTTCTTGAGCGTGGCCAGGTTTGGCCAAATCCGCTTCATGATCCGCTTCTTTTCGGTCGTGTTCGTCACCGAGACTTCGATGGTCCGGTCGAGTCGCAGTTGGCCATCGCGAACTCGTTCCAGCAGCTCGACGGCACCTTGCAGCACGTAGTCGGTGGCGAGCATGCAGTGACGGAAGCGGCGGCGAGTCCCTTCGATCTTGCGGGCGGCATCGATTTCTTCAGCCCGGTTGAGCAGCGGAATCTGGCCCATCTGCATCAGGTACATGCGAACCGGGTCATCGGTTGCGTCGACGCTTTCGTTGTCGGCTTCGACGTAGGCTACTTCGTCTTCGACAAACACCAGTTCGTCAACTTCGTCCAGGATGGCGGCGTCGTCCAAATCGTCGTGCAGACCGAGATGGTCGTCGCTGCTGGGGCGGCCATTGGCCTTCTTCGCGGCACCTTTCACTTTGGCAGCGGCTGGGGTGGAGACTGGCAGAGATTTGCGGAAGCTTTTGGCCATCGAGAACTGCTCCAGGACTAGAGAAGCCGCGTCGTGCATCGCGGTTAGTTCTGGAAAGAGAAAGCAAGGCCCGTGCCTGTGTTCGTTCATTTGTCACTCCATTGTTTCGAACTCTTGACACAGCACGACTTTGGATTAACGGCGGGCTGCTTTAGTTGCTGCCGCGCCAATGTCAAGTGTCGAATCGATGCATCATCTCGTTTCCCGCGATGTTGCCGCGAAGCAACATTCAATGCTACGAAGGCACCGGCGATTAAGTTGTGCCGATTTCGCAGGCCGTGCGGGCTTTTGCGGTTAATCGGTGGGGTTATGCCACCGATAACGATCGTCAAGGATTCTGCGCTTACGCAATCGCCTTGCCCTGCTGGGGCGTATAATTTCTATTGCAGTTGCATCCCCGCTTGCTGCCCGCCCCGCTGTTGCCCAAGAGGTTGAGATGGTTTGCCGGTTCTCGTACATTTCCTGCGCTCGTTGGATCGTGGCGGCGATTCTCGGCGCGGTTGGCCCATCGCTTGTCGAGGCAGCGGACGCCCCCGTTGTATCTGCCGAGCAAGAGAAGTTCTTCGAAGAGAAGATTCGCCCGGTCCTCGCGACTAAGTGCTGGGAATGCCACGGCCCCAAGAAACAAGAGAGCGGTCTGCGGCTCGACTCGCGCGAAGGAATTCTGGCCGGCGGTGATAGTGGCAAGCGCGGAGCGGTGGCTGGCGAACCGCAGCACAGCTCCGTGATTCAAGCAGTTCATCATCGGGGCGATTTCCAGATGCCTCCCGATCTGAAATTGCCCGATGCTCAAATTGCCGATCTAACCGAGTGGGTGAAACAAGGACTCCCCTGGCCGGCCAGTTCTCCCTCCGCAGCGCTTGTGCTGACGGCCAGCGAACGAGCGACGCACGACCGGCAATCCCACTGGGCCTATCAGCCCGTGCAGCGGCCAGCTGTGCCGAATGTTCCGCTGAGTGGGTTTGTAAGTTCGCATCTCGATGCGTTCGTAGCGGCGAAACTTACCGCAGCAGGAATCACTCCTTCCCCTGAAGCCGACCGCCGCACGCTGCTGCGAAGATTGAACTTCGATCTTCTCGGCTTGCCCCCCTCGAGTGCCGAGGTGCAAGCCTTTGAGCAAGATGCCGCCCCCGATGCGTATGAGCGTCAGGTCGACCGTCTGCTGGCTTCGCCTCAACATGGCGCCCGCTGGGGTCGCCATTGGCTCGACGTGGCCCGCTATGCCGACACTCGCGGCTATGCGTTTGCCAAGGATCGCCGCTATCCCTATGCCTACACGTATCGCGATTACGTCATCAATGCCTTCAATCAAGATCTTCCTTACGACCGTTTTATTCGTGAGCAGCTTGCGGCAGATCAGTTGAACCTGGGAGACGACAAGAGCCCGCTGGCAGCGCTTGGTTTTTTGACGACGGGCCGCCGGTTTAACAATCGCAACGACGATATCGACGATCAGATCGATGCCGTCACCCGCGGTATCTTGGGGCTGACGGTCGCTTGCGCCCGCTGTCACGATCACAAGTTCGATGCGATTCCCGCCGAAGACTATTACTCGCTGTACGGCGTCTTTGCGAGTATTGAAGAGCCGGGTGAATTGCCACTCATTGCTCCGCCGCAAGAGAGCGAAGCCTATCGCGCGTTCGAAGCGGAACTGAGTAAGCGTCGCGGGGCGATGAACGAGTTCATTGGTGCCAAACAGCGCGAGGTCATCGACCAGGCTCGTCTGCAAGCCACCGATTACCTGGCGAAGGTCGCCGCGGGCGATCGAACTCAACTCCTGGAGAAGTTGCCATTCCTCACGCTCGATCCGAAAGACCTCCGCCCGGCGCTTGTCGACCGTTGGAAGCGATTCATTAGCGAGCGGACGAAGAACAACGAGCATGCCTTGTGGGGGCTGTGGAAAGATCTGCTCGCCTTGAAGGACGATGCCTACGCGGAAGAAGCGAGCAAGGTCATTGACCGCTGGAACATGCGAGCGGAAGGGGATGCCACGGGGCAGATGAATCCGCTGCTCAAAGCAGCGTTTGCGGCGGAAGTGCCGCAATCGCGGATGGATGTGCCCCGTATCTATGGCAAGTTGCTGGCCGCGGTTCTGCCTGCCTGGAAACAAGCGGGGGGCGATACAGGTGCGTTGGAAAAACTGAATGCCGCAGAAAAGCAGTTAGCCCGGGTGCTGGTGGGAAAAGATGGGCCGGCAGATATCTCGGCCGACGAAATCGGCAAGCTCGTCAGCCGGGCTGATCGCAACAAGCAGAACGAACTTCTGAAGAAAGTTCAGGAGTTTGAAGCTTCGTCTCCTGTGGCTCCGCCGCGAGCGATGGTGGTGTACGACAAAAAGCAGCCCTACGATCCGCGAGTTTTCATCCGCGGCAATCAGGCTCGCCCCGGCAAGCAAGTGCCGCGGCAGTTTCTGTTGGTGATGGCCACCAGCGAACGCCAGCCCTTCAAGAATGGGAGTGGACGGTTGGAATTGGCCGAGTCGCTGGTATCGCCGCAGAATCCGCTTACCAGCCGCGTACTGGTGAACCGAATCTGGATGCATCACTTTGGCGAGCCCATCGTCACGACCCCGAGCGACTTCGGCATTCGCACGGAATCGCCGCCGTTGCAGTCCGCCCTCGATTGGCTCGCTGCCGAAATGATGGACCAATGTTGGTCGCTGAAAACGCTGCATCGCCAGCTGGTTACTTCGTCGACCTATCGCCAGCAGAGCAACGACCGCGCAGCGGCAAGATTGGCCGACCCAGAGAATCGCCTGCTGTGGCGCATGAATCGCCGCCGGCTGGAATGGGAACCGCTGCGCGATAGTCTGCTCGCCGTTTCGGGCCGGCTCGACGAAACCCTGGGGGGTAAATCAGTCGAGCTCACGACGGCTCCCTTCACTCGTCGCCGCAGCGTGTTCGGCAATATCGATCGGCAAGACCTGCCGAACCTGTTCCGCGTGTTCGATATCGCCAGCCCCGATCAAAGCAGTCCCCGTCGCCCGCGCACCACGGTTCCGCAGCAGGCACTGTTCCTGATGAACAGTCCGTTCGTCATCGAGCAAGCTCAGTCTCTCGCCCAGCGTCCAGCCGTTGTTGCCGCTTCAAGCCCGGCCGACAAGGTTGTCGCTCTTTACCGAGCCGCACTTGCACGCCAGCCCGACGAAGCTGAACTAAACATCGCCCAGCAATTCCTTTCCACCGCTCCTGCGCCGAGCGGCACCATCAAGCTCACGCCGGTCGAACAGCTAGCTCAACTGCTGCTGCTCACGAATGAGTTTATGTATGTGGATTGAGCGAATGAGAGCTGCTCATGACCATCCCAGATTTCGATGCCCACGGCGAACTGCCGGCAGGGATCTGGCTTGCGACGATTGCGGAAGTTTTGGAACGCTTTGGCAAGTTTGGAGATCTTGAACGGAAGGAAGCATCCCAAACGCTCGCGAAGATACATGAACTTGCGGTGAATACCGGGCACCTGCAGAGCATGTTGGTTTTCGGCAGCTACGTCACCAGCAAACCAAACCCCAACGATGTCGATGTCATACTTATGATGGATGACGCTGTTGACCCTGCCAATTGTCCTGTCGAGTCTCGTGTGCTTTTTGATCGCCAAGCGGCAAATGCGCAATTGGGTGCAAGTGTTTTCTGGATTCGGCCTGCCCTGAATGATTATGGATACAATTGAAGAGTTTCGCCTGCGCTGGCAACTTACACGTGCAGGCCACAGGCGGGGTATTGTGGAGATAGTAAGATGATCATGAACGACGCGGAACTAGCCGTCACTCAAGACCGAATTGCCTGGCTGCAGAAGCTGTTAGTTCAGTTGCGAGTGACTGCGCGGTCCGATGAGTACCCGCTGGTTGCTTCTGGCTATCTATCTGAAGTCGAAAAAATGCAGAGTGAGGTTTTGGTATATCTGCGAAGGCATTCTAGCCAGTCGCTACAGGCCGCAAGTTAGAAATGTATGTTTCCGGAGTGACGTCGTTAGCTGATTAGAACAAATATGGAAACGTCAAGTAACAACCCCTGCTCCCTCACTCGTCGCGAACTTCTGCACCGAAGCGGTATGGGCTTCGCCATGCTCGGTCTGGCGGGTGTAATGCAGGACGCAGGGCGACTCGTTGCCGCGCCCGCGGAATCGACCGATGGGTACCAGAATCCGCTTTCGGCTCGGTTGCCGCATTTTGCTGCGAAGGCAAAGCGGGTAATTCACATCTTCTGCAACGGTGGGCCGTCGCACGTCGATACGTTCGATCCAAAGCCGCTGCTGCAGAAGTATGCGGGGCAAAGCCTGCCGACTGGGAACCTGGCGACCGAGCGCAAAACCGGCGCTGCTTTCCCTTCGCCGTACAAGTTCCAAAAGTATGGGCAAAGCGGCATCGAAGTCAGCGAGATCTTTCACCACACGGCGCAGCACATCGACGATATCGCCGTGATTCGTTCCATGCATGCCGATGTGCCCAATCACGAGCCCTCGTTATTGCTCATGAACTGCGGTGAGTCGCGGCTCGTGCGCCCCAGCCTCGGTTCGTGGCTGACCTATGGCCTGGGAACTGACAATCTCAACTTGCCCGGCTTCATTGCGATGGTCCCCGGCGGTTATCCGATTCAAGAGACGCAAAACTGGCAGTCCGCGTTTCTGCCCGGCGTCTATCAAGGGACATACGTCAACACCCAGCATGCCGAGATCGACAAGCTGATCGAGAATGTTCGCAACAAGTGGCTGACCGACGGTGCCCAGCGGCAACAGCTCAATGCGCTTGCGGCCCTTAACAAACATCATCTCGAGCAGCGGG
Above is a window of Anatilimnocola aggregata DNA encoding:
- a CDS encoding DUF6932 family protein; translation: MTIPDFDAHGELPAGIWLATIAEVLERFGKFGDLERKEASQTLAKIHELAVNTGHLQSMLVFGSYVTSKPNPNDVDVILMMDDAVDPANCPVESRVLFDRQAANAQLGASVFWIRPALNDYGYN
- a CDS encoding PSD1 and planctomycete cytochrome C domain-containing protein, which translates into the protein MVCRFSYISCARWIVAAILGAVGPSLVEAADAPVVSAEQEKFFEEKIRPVLATKCWECHGPKKQESGLRLDSREGILAGGDSGKRGAVAGEPQHSSVIQAVHHRGDFQMPPDLKLPDAQIADLTEWVKQGLPWPASSPSAALVLTASERATHDRQSHWAYQPVQRPAVPNVPLSGFVSSHLDAFVAAKLTAAGITPSPEADRRTLLRRLNFDLLGLPPSSAEVQAFEQDAAPDAYERQVDRLLASPQHGARWGRHWLDVARYADTRGYAFAKDRRYPYAYTYRDYVINAFNQDLPYDRFIREQLAADQLNLGDDKSPLAALGFLTTGRRFNNRNDDIDDQIDAVTRGILGLTVACARCHDHKFDAIPAEDYYSLYGVFASIEEPGELPLIAPPQESEAYRAFEAELSKRRGAMNEFIGAKQREVIDQARLQATDYLAKVAAGDRTQLLEKLPFLTLDPKDLRPALVDRWKRFISERTKNNEHALWGLWKDLLALKDDAYAEEASKVIDRWNMRAEGDATGQMNPLLKAAFAAEVPQSRMDVPRIYGKLLAAVLPAWKQAGGDTGALEKLNAAEKQLARVLVGKDGPADISADEIGKLVSRADRNKQNELLKKVQEFEASSPVAPPRAMVVYDKKQPYDPRVFIRGNQARPGKQVPRQFLLVMATSERQPFKNGSGRLELAESLVSPQNPLTSRVLVNRIWMHHFGEPIVTTPSDFGIRTESPPLQSALDWLAAEMMDQCWSLKTLHRQLVTSSTYRQQSNDRAAARLADPENRLLWRMNRRRLEWEPLRDSLLAVSGRLDETLGGKSVELTTAPFTRRRSVFGNIDRQDLPNLFRVFDIASPDQSSPRRPRTTVPQQALFLMNSPFVIEQAQSLAQRPAVVAASSPADKVVALYRAALARQPDEAELNIAQQFLSTAPAPSGTIKLTPVEQLAQLLLLTNEFMYVD
- a CDS encoding alpha/beta fold hydrolase → MSSTADPLPLILFSGLAADASVFAPQKLAFPQLVVPRWLKPERRETLTSYCERVAAEIRPNTRCVLGGASFGGIIALEMAQYLNPLAVVLIGSVRGPSELPRRVCFWRPFRSLVPLAPVTPFQWSAGKVSLLQQWWPHFAGVARQFSQADADVFRWSVRQLLAWQNAPVVDCPVFQIHGQFDRVLPARLTRPDVVVPGGHVISLTHSQAVNEFLRHSLQQVARADG
- a CDS encoding sigma-70 family RNA polymerase sigma factor gives rise to the protein MAKSFRKSLPVSTPAAAKVKGAAKKANGRPSSDDHLGLHDDLDDAAILDEVDELVFVEDEVAYVEADNESVDATDDPVRMYLMQMGQIPLLNRAEEIDAARKIEGTRRRFRHCMLATDYVLQGAVELLERVRDGQLRLDRTIEVSVTNTTEKKRIMKRIWPNLATLKKLLKANNADYRIAISKKQPKKARHQAWINLTRRRNKAVRLIEEMNLRNNRLQPLFDKLAEIQLRMRALRQQVKEARVSGSFCGRPYLEIRKELVHLMRITLETPSTLARRIEQTNRYHANYDAAKRVLSAGNLRLVVSIAKKYRNRGLSFLDLIQEGNTGLMRAVDKFEYARGFKFSTYATWWIRQAITRAIADQSRTIRVPVHMIDTMSKVRIITRQLVQELGREPTAEETALSAGLSVEEARCIIKMARQPLSLDQPVGDHDDSYFGEFLADHREDDPLFEANQVALKGRIEEAMSTLNYREREILRLRYGLTDGYAYTLEEVGKIFCVTRERVRQIETKAVRKLQQPYRARTLQSFVEGVEIPADDLDSVATNGR
- a CDS encoding DUF1501 domain-containing protein, yielding MGFAMLGLAGVMQDAGRLVAAPAESTDGYQNPLSARLPHFAAKAKRVIHIFCNGGPSHVDTFDPKPLLQKYAGQSLPTGNLATERKTGAAFPSPYKFQKYGQSGIEVSEIFHHTAQHIDDIAVIRSMHADVPNHEPSLLLMNCGESRLVRPSLGSWLTYGLGTDNLNLPGFIAMVPGGYPIQETQNWQSAFLPGVYQGTYVNTQHAEIDKLIENVRNKWLTDGAQRQQLNALAALNKHHLEQRGLDPALDSRIHSFELAYRMQREAAEAFDVNRETKEVLESYGPGTQARQILIARRLIERGVRFVQVWHGQGQPWDNHDDIAENHKRLAGQTDKAIGALITDLKRLGLFEETLILWGGEFGRTPTVELPQAGANAGKINGRDHNHWGFTCWLAGGGVKGGQTYGATDEFGFKAVEKPVHVHDLHATMLKLMGFDHEKLTYRYAGRDFRLTDVHGKVISDLIA